The Penaeus vannamei isolate JL-2024 unplaced genomic scaffold, ASM4276789v1 unanchor5192, whole genome shotgun sequence DNA window acacacacacacacacactcacaaacacacacacacgcacacacgcgcgcactcacacacacacacacacacacacacacacacacacacacacacacacacacacacacacacatatatatatatatatatatatatatatatatatatatatatatatatatatatgtatatatttatatatatatgtatatatgtatatatatgcatatatatacatatatatatatatatatatatatatatatatatatatacatatatacatatacatatatatatatacatatatatacatatatatatacatatatatatatatatacatatatacatatatacacacacacacaaacacacacacacacacacatacatacacacacacacacacatacacacacacacacacacacacatacacacacacacacaaatatatacatacacacacacacacacacacacacaaacacacacacacatacacacacacacacacacacacacacacacacacacacacacacacacacacacacacatacacacacacagatatatatatatatatatatatatatatatatatatatatatatatatacatatatatatatatatatatatatatatatatacctatgtatatatatacatatatacatatatacatatatatatatgtatatatatatatattatatatatatatatataatatatatatatatatatatatataaatatatatatatatatatatatgtatatatatatatatatatatatatatatatatatatatatatatatacatatatatatatatatatatatatatatatatatatatatatacatatatatatatatatatatatatatttatatatatatatatttatatgcatatacaaatatatatatatatgcatatatatatatatgtatagatatacatatatatatatacatatacatatatatatatatatatgtatatgtatatatatatatatatatatatatatatatatatatatatatatatatatatacgcatacatctatatatatatatatatatatatatatatatatatatatatatatacatatacatatatatatatatatatacatatatatatatgtatatatataaatacatacatatacatatatatatataaatacatgtatacatacatatacatatatatataaatatatatacatacatatacatatatatataaatacatatatacatacatatacatatatatatataaatatatatatacatacatatacatatatacatacatacacatatagttatagagttagttatttatatagttatagagttagttatttatatagttatagagttagttatttatatagttatagagttagttatttatatagttatagagttagttatttatatagttatagagttagttatttatatagttatatatatagttatatatatatatatatatgtatatatatatatatatatatatatatatatatatatatatatatatagttatatatatagttatatatagttatatatagttatatatatatatatatagttatatagttatatatatatatagttatatatatatagttttatatatatatagttatatatatatatatatatatatatatatatatatatagttatatatagttatatatatatatagttatatatatagttatttatatatatatatctatatatatatttatatatatatagttatatatatagttatttatatataaatctatatatatatatatatatatatagttatatatatatagttatatatatacacattatatatatatatatatatatatatatatatatatatatatatatatatatatatatatatatatatatatatgtatatatatatatatatatatatatatacatatatatatatatatatatatatatatatatatatatatatatgtatatatatatatatatatatatatatatatatatatatataatgtatatatatatatatatatatatatatatatatatatatatatatatatatatatatatacatacatatatatatatatatatatacatatatatatatatatatatatatatatatatatatatatatatatatatatatatatatatatatatatatatatatatatatatatattccattgaaTGCCTGCCAGTGTTGGAGGAGCTCGACAGTGAGCCTACCATCGAAGAACTGAGTAAGGCACTGGACTTTCTCTCTGCTGGCAAAGCACCTGGAAATGATGGCATTCCTGCGGAAGTCCTGAAATGCTGCAAAGAGACCCTCATCAATGAACTGCATGAGATTTTATATCTTTGCTGCCGAGAAGGTGAAGTGCCACAAGACATGAGGGATGCAAACATCATCACCCTGTACAAAAACAAAGGCGAAAGAAGCGATTGTAACAACTATCGCGGCATTTCTCTTCTCAGCATCACTGGATAAGCTTTCTCCCAAGTGGTACTGAAGAGGCTGCAAGTAATTGCTGAGCGAATTTACCCAGAGTCACAGAGTGTGGTTTCCGAGCTAACAGATCCACCATAGACATGGTTTTCTCCCTCAGACAGCTACAGGAGAAGTGTAGGGAGCAGAGGCAGCCACTGTACATAGGCTTCATCGACCTGACAAAGGCCTTCGACCTGGTTAGAAGGGACGGTCTCTTCAAGATCCTCCCTAAGATAGGATGTCCACCTAGGCTCCTCAGCATCATCAAATCCGTTCACAAAAACATGAAGGGTACTGTCGTCTTCGACGGATCAACATCTGATACCTTCAAGATTAAGAACGGAGTGAAGCAGGGATGCGTCCTGGCACCCACCCTGTTTGGAATCTATCTCCGCACCAGGGTAGATGGAAAGCTCTTCAACCTCTCTAGACTAAAAGCCAAGACCAAGACCCAGCCGAAACACCTGCGCGATTTCTTATTTGCGGACGATGCAACAGTTACCACTCGCTCAGCTGAAGACCTGCAGCAACTTATGACTCCCTTCAACAACGCTTGCCGCGACTTCGGGCTCACCATCAGCCTGAAGAAAACCCGCCATGGCACAGGACGTCGACGTAGCCCCAGATATCAGAATCTTGGAGCACGAGTTGGAGGTCATCCATGATTTTATGTACTTAGGGTCAACAATCTcagactccctctctctcgactctGAGATCAATAAGCGCATCGGCAAGGCAGCTACCACTATGTCCAGACTAACCAAAAGGGCCTGGAATAACAGCGTTATCAGAGCACACAAAGATTCTGATCTACAGTGCTTGCGTTGTGAGCACCCTTTTGTACGGCAGTGAGTCTTTGAGAGCAAGACAAGAACAAAAGCTCAAAACCTTCTACATGCAATGTCTCTGTCGTATACTGAACATTACATGGCAGGACAAAATTACCAACAATACAGTCCTGGAGAGAGCCCAGACCACGAGCATGCACACATTGCTCAAACAGAGACGCCTGCGGTGGCTTGGCCATGTCGTGCGTATGGAGGATAGGCGGATCCCAAAGGATCTACTGTATGGAGAACTTGGTCAGGGAAAGCGCCCTAAAGGCAGACTGCAGCTGCGTCACAAAGACGTTTGCAAGAGGGACCTGAAAGCCCTAAACATAGACGAACACCTGGGAACAGTCAGCCTCAGACCGATCTGCCTGGAGGTCTACAGTGAAAAAAGGTCTTTCCAGGTATGAAGAAACAGTAGCCCAGCAATCCGAggagaaaagagcaagaagaaaggcTACTGCACAGGGGGCCAGACAAGCGACAGACTTTGTATGTGACAGCTGTGGTAGTGACCGTCACTCAAGAATTGGCCTGGTCAGTCACTCCAGACGCAGCTCTAGAATCAACTACCAGACCTGAGCGCAACTCCATAGTCCTCGAGACTGAAggatgccaatatatatatatatatatatatatatatatatatatatatatatatatatatatatatatatatatatatatatatatatatatatatatgtatatatatatatatatatatatatatatatatatatgtatgtatgtatgtatgtatatatatatatattcttgtgtgtgcgtgtatatatatatacatatatatatatatatatatatatatatatatatatatatatatatatatatatatatatatatatatatatatatattatatatatatatatatatacaaatatacatatatatatatatatatatatatatatatatatatatatatatatatatatatatatatatatatatgtgtgtgtgcgtgtatgtgtgtgtgtgtgtgtgtgtgtgtaggtatatatatgtatatatatatatatatatatatatatatatatatatatatatatatatatatatatatatatatatataaatatatatatatatgtatatatatatatgtataaatacatatatatatatattcatatatatagacatatatatatatatatacatataaatatatgctgtgtatgtatatataaataaatatatatatatatatatatatatatatatatatatatatatatatatatatatatatttatatatatatatgtatatatatatatatatatatatatatatatatatatatatatatatacatatatatatacatatatatatataataatgtatatatgtataaatatacatatatatatatatatgtatatatatgtatatatatatatatgtgtgtatatatatatatatatatatatatatatatatatatatatatatatatatatatatatatatatatataaacacacacacacatacacgtatatatattatatattatatatatatatatatatatatatatatatatatatatatatgcatatataaaaacacacacacacacacacacacacacacacacacacacacacacacacacacacacatatatatatatatatatatatatatatatatatatatata harbors:
- the LOC138861391 gene encoding uncharacterized protein codes for the protein MVFSLRQLQEKCREQRQPLYIGFIDLTKAFDLVRRDGLFKILPKIGCPPRLLSIIKSVHKNMKGTVVFDGSTSDTFKIKNGVKQGCVLAPTLFGIYLRTRVDGKLFNLSRLKAKTKTQPKHLRDFLFADDATVTTRSAEDLQQLMTPFNNACRDFGLTISLKKTRHGTGRRRSPRYQNLGARVGALSEHTKILIYSACVVSTLLYGSESLRARQEQKLKTFYMQCLCRILNITWQDKITNNTVLERAQTTSMHTLLKQRRLRWLGHVVRMEDRRIPKDLLYGELGQGKRPKGRLQLRHKDVCKRDLKALNIDEHLGTVSLRPICLEVYKKKGQQLSFRPQPQEKEIRLNLARAARSQVLPGDANANPARLSLLNLSGLLRRRGQALKQLVYGQLIRLYYIT